One Ensifer adhaerens genomic region harbors:
- the virB11 gene encoding P-type DNA transfer ATPase VirB11: MTEGPDATVVRELLSPFMPYLDDPSLYEVIVNRPGQVLTEGSGGWRTHDLPELSFEKLMRLARAVASLSHQSIDETRPILSATLPGNERIQIVIPPATTRNTVSITIRKPSSAALSLGDLEQGGLFTDMAPGSHMAGATDRKLIDLHQRGAWAEFLRQAVLARKNIVISGATGSGKTTLSKALIRHIPDDERVISIEDTPELVIRQPNHARLFYSKGGQGLAKVGVRELLESCLRMRPDRILLQELRDGTAFYYIRNVNSGHPGSITTVHADSARLAFEQLTLLVKESEGGQYLQRTDIRELLKIAIDVIVQCKRIDGQFRVTEVYFRAH, translated from the coding sequence ATGACCGAAGGTCCTGATGCGACAGTCGTTCGTGAACTTCTGTCTCCGTTCATGCCGTACCTTGACGACCCCTCGCTCTACGAAGTGATCGTCAATAGGCCAGGGCAGGTGCTGACAGAAGGCTCCGGTGGATGGCGGACCCATGATCTGCCGGAGCTATCCTTTGAAAAGCTGATGCGCCTCGCCAGGGCCGTGGCTAGTCTTTCCCATCAATCCATCGATGAAACGAGACCGATCCTGTCGGCAACACTGCCGGGGAATGAGCGAATCCAGATCGTCATCCCGCCTGCGACCACTCGGAACACGGTCAGCATCACCATCCGGAAGCCCTCGTCTGCCGCATTAAGTCTTGGCGACCTTGAGCAGGGTGGCTTGTTTACTGACATGGCGCCCGGCAGTCACATGGCCGGTGCGACGGACCGGAAACTCATCGATCTGCATCAAAGGGGCGCGTGGGCCGAGTTCCTTCGCCAGGCGGTGCTGGCCCGGAAGAATATCGTTATCTCAGGAGCGACGGGGTCGGGGAAGACAACGCTCTCCAAGGCACTCATTCGTCATATTCCGGATGATGAGCGGGTCATCTCTATCGAAGACACGCCGGAACTCGTGATTCGTCAGCCGAACCACGCGCGGTTATTCTATTCCAAGGGAGGTCAGGGGCTCGCCAAAGTTGGCGTGAGGGAGCTCCTGGAATCCTGTCTGCGCATGCGGCCCGATCGAATCCTACTGCAGGAACTGCGCGATGGGACGGCTTTCTATTACATCCGCAACGTGAACTCTGGGCATCCCGGCTCAATCACAACGGTGCACGCTGACTCCGCGAGATTGGCGTTTGAACAGTTGACCCTTCTGGTAAAGGAATCGGAGGGCGGACAATACCTGCAGCGCACCGACATTCGCGAACTCTTGAAAATCGCCATTGACGTCATCGTACAATGCAAGCGCATCGATGGGCAGTTTCGCGTAACGGAAGTCTATTTCAGGGCCCATTGA
- a CDS encoding tripartite tricarboxylate transporter TctB family protein, producing MIKGHHPSTATRRPDRAALFIAVVLAAIAGLIFWDVSRLTGAAGYSQVGPTTVPYAIACCLFGLAIWTAIEAFRGDFPEREHQEVAPVIWIVGGLAAQMLLLNIAGFSIATGILFALTARGFGKRKLWFSLPVGIAICFVVWVIFAKLLLLSLPAGPLERLFF from the coding sequence ATGATCAAGGGGCATCACCCTTCAACTGCAACGCGTCGCCCGGATCGGGCGGCGCTTTTCATCGCGGTGGTTCTCGCCGCTATCGCTGGACTCATTTTCTGGGATGTGTCGCGCCTGACGGGCGCTGCCGGCTACTCCCAGGTCGGGCCGACGACGGTCCCCTATGCGATCGCCTGCTGTCTTTTCGGCCTTGCGATCTGGACCGCGATCGAAGCGTTTCGCGGCGATTTTCCAGAGCGTGAGCACCAGGAAGTCGCTCCGGTTATCTGGATCGTCGGTGGTCTTGCCGCCCAGATGCTGCTGTTGAACATTGCAGGCTTCTCGATCGCCACCGGCATTCTGTTCGCGTTGACCGCACGCGGTTTCGGCAAGCGCAAGCTTTGGTTCTCGCTCCCCGTCGGCATTGCGATCTGCTTTGTCGTGTGGGTGATCTTCGCCAAGCTGCTGCTCCTGTCGCTGCCCGCGGGGCCGCTTGAACGCCTGTTCTTCTAA
- a CDS encoding response regulator transcription factor — translation MRILLVEDNQDLAEGLSAILRGSGYAVDVVSDGASAHAVAATETFDLVILDLNLPEMDGLDVLRAMRARQNRAAVLILTARGAPEERIKGLDLGADDYMIKPFDVGELEARVRVLLRRQAGLRASTVSYGNVSLDLNTRSFSSGGAPIEIPARELGLLELLFMRAGKVVAKDAIMQSLTGFDDDLSSNAIEQYVSRLRKRLAPHGLTVRTARGIGYYLDKAAGPE, via the coding sequence TTGCGTATCTTGCTTGTTGAGGACAACCAGGACCTGGCCGAGGGCCTGTCGGCTATCTTGCGCGGCAGCGGCTACGCCGTCGATGTCGTCAGTGACGGTGCGTCGGCGCATGCGGTGGCCGCCACCGAAACGTTCGATCTTGTCATTCTCGATCTCAATCTGCCTGAAATGGATGGCCTCGATGTGCTGAGGGCGATGCGTGCTCGCCAGAACCGCGCCGCGGTCTTGATCCTGACGGCAAGGGGCGCGCCCGAAGAGCGGATCAAGGGGCTCGACCTCGGCGCCGACGACTACATGATCAAACCTTTCGACGTCGGCGAGCTCGAAGCGCGCGTGCGCGTGCTCTTGCGCCGTCAGGCGGGCCTCAGGGCCTCGACCGTCAGTTACGGCAATGTGTCACTCGATCTCAACACCCGCAGCTTCTCGTCCGGCGGCGCGCCGATCGAGATCCCGGCGCGCGAGCTCGGACTTCTGGAGCTTCTGTTCATGCGTGCCGGCAAGGTGGTCGCCAAGGATGCGATCATGCAGTCGCTGACAGGGTTCGACGACGACTTGAGCTCCAACGCGATCGAACAATATGTCAGCAGGCTGCGCAAGCGGCTCGCGCCGCATGGGCTGACCGTGCGCACCGCCCGCGGCATCGGCTACTATCTCGACAAGGCGGCCGGGCCGGAATGA
- a CDS encoding type IV secretion system protein: MYQVFAFVDEQFKAPLETFISDGTSNISEWISGPLTAAVTLYVVLYGYLVLRGSVQEPILDFAFRTIKLAIIVMLVRDADEYQTYVTDIFFEGLPREISQALNTGAAPSASTFDSLLDKGHACAKEIWARSSWPVDFVTGIGGMMVIGASFIVAAIGYIVSLYARLALAIVLAIGPIFVALAMFQATRRFTEAWLGQLANFVILQVLVVAVGSLLITCIDTTFTAIQGYTDVLMRPTALCAICLAALYVFYQLPNIASALAAGGASLAYGYGAARDAHESTLAWAASHTARAAGRGVRAIGRTLSPKGSGS; this comes from the coding sequence ATGTATCAGGTCTTTGCCTTCGTCGACGAGCAGTTCAAGGCCCCGCTGGAGACCTTCATCTCCGACGGGACCTCGAACATCTCAGAGTGGATTTCGGGCCCCCTGACGGCAGCGGTCACGCTCTATGTCGTGCTTTACGGCTATCTCGTGCTCCGCGGCTCGGTCCAGGAACCGATCCTCGACTTCGCATTTCGGACGATCAAGCTCGCCATCATCGTGATGCTGGTGAGGGACGCCGACGAATACCAGACCTACGTCACCGACATCTTCTTCGAGGGATTGCCGCGTGAGATTTCGCAGGCGTTGAACACCGGCGCAGCACCAAGTGCCTCAACCTTCGACAGCCTGCTCGATAAGGGGCACGCGTGTGCCAAGGAGATCTGGGCCCGCTCCTCTTGGCCGGTCGATTTCGTGACAGGCATCGGCGGCATGATGGTCATTGGCGCGAGCTTCATCGTCGCGGCGATTGGCTATATCGTATCGCTCTATGCCCGGCTGGCGCTCGCCATCGTGCTCGCCATCGGTCCGATCTTCGTGGCCCTGGCGATGTTTCAGGCGACGCGGCGCTTCACCGAGGCGTGGCTGGGACAGCTTGCGAACTTCGTGATCCTCCAGGTGCTCGTCGTCGCCGTCGGCTCACTGCTGATCACCTGCATCGATACGACCTTCACGGCAATTCAAGGATATACCGACGTGCTGATGCGTCCAACCGCGCTCTGCGCCATCTGCCTCGCTGCCCTCTATGTCTTCTATCAGCTTCCGAACATCGCTTCGGCGCTTGCCGCCGGCGGCGCGTCGTTGGCCTACGGCTACGGCGCTGCACGCGACGCCCACGAAAGCACGCTCGCTTGGGCGGCGTCCCATACCGCCCGTGCGGCCGGACGCGGTGTCCGGGCCATTGGTCGAACCTTGAGCCCGAAAGGCTCGGGATCGTGA
- a CDS encoding Bug family tripartite tricarboxylate transporter substrate binding protein, with protein sequence MKHIFLATILAGAMSLPAVAADYTIIAPANPGGGWDQTARSLQTVMQQEGISGNVQVQNVPGAGGTIGLAQFASQQKGNPNALIVGGYVMVGAILTNKSPVTLKDVTPIARLTGEYEAVVVPASSDIKTMGDLVEALKKDPGAVSWAGGSAGGTDHIAVGLIAKAAGVDPTKINYIAYSGGGEALAAILGSQVTAGISGYGEFESQVKAGTLRLLAVSSAERIAGVDAPTLKESGVDVVVENWRMVAAAPGLSDEQKAAVSADIEKLAKSAGWQEVLKTKGWQDSYLAGDAFKAQLDKDVAATEGVLKDIGLVK encoded by the coding sequence TTGAAACATATTTTCCTCGCAACGATTCTCGCCGGTGCGATGTCGCTCCCGGCTGTTGCCGCTGATTACACGATCATTGCACCTGCAAACCCGGGCGGCGGCTGGGACCAGACGGCGCGTTCGCTGCAGACGGTCATGCAGCAGGAAGGCATCTCCGGCAACGTTCAGGTTCAGAACGTGCCGGGCGCCGGCGGCACCATCGGTCTCGCCCAGTTCGCAAGCCAGCAGAAGGGCAACCCGAACGCCCTGATCGTCGGCGGCTACGTCATGGTCGGTGCAATCCTCACCAACAAGTCCCCGGTCACTCTTAAGGACGTCACGCCGATCGCGCGTCTCACCGGCGAATACGAAGCGGTCGTCGTTCCGGCCTCGTCCGACATCAAGACCATGGGCGACCTCGTCGAAGCCCTGAAGAAGGATCCGGGCGCCGTGTCCTGGGCTGGCGGCTCGGCCGGCGGTACCGACCACATCGCCGTTGGCCTGATCGCCAAGGCGGCCGGCGTCGATCCGACCAAAATCAACTACATCGCCTATTCCGGCGGCGGTGAAGCGCTTGCTGCTATCCTCGGCAGCCAGGTTACCGCAGGTATCTCGGGCTACGGCGAGTTCGAATCGCAGGTCAAGGCCGGCACGCTCCGCCTGCTCGCCGTCTCCAGCGCCGAGCGCATTGCCGGCGTCGATGCTCCAACGCTGAAAGAATCGGGCGTTGACGTCGTCGTCGAGAACTGGCGCATGGTCGCAGCCGCTCCTGGCCTCTCGGACGAGCAGAAGGCCGCCGTTTCGGCCGATATCGAGAAGCTCGCGAAGTCCGCTGGCTGGCAGGAAGTCCTGAAGACCAAGGGCTGGCAGGACAGCTATCTCGCCGGCGATGCGTTCAAAGCCCAGCTCGACAAGGACGTTGCGGCGACCGAGGGCGTTCTCAAGGACATTGGACTGGTGAAATGA
- a CDS encoding tripartite tricarboxylate transporter permease, protein MATFEFLMQGLLVAAQPMNLLYALIGVTLGTAVGVLPGIGPALTVALLLPVTYRLDPGGSLIMFAGIYYGGMYGGSTTSILLNTPGESASIVTALEGNKMARAGRGGPALATAAIGSFVAGLIATLALAFIAPYIVKLALVFGPREYFALMVLAFVTVSSAFGDSTLRGLTSLFVGLALSVIGIDQLTGQARLSFGVPELLDGIEVTTLAVAMFAIGETLYIAAQGDKGPDKVEAVRGSVWMNAADWARSWKAWLRGTLIGFPIGAMPAGGAEIGTFLSYATEKRLTKHPEEFGNGAIEGVAGPEAANNASAAGTLVPLLTLGLPTTATAAIMLAGFQQYGLQPGPLLFATNPQLVWGLIASLLIANFMLLVLNLPLIGLWVKLLTVPKPWLYAGILLFATLGTIGANPSVYELGMLLAFGLLGYAMRIFGYPIAPVVVGLILGPLAEQQLRRALAISQGDYSVLFTSPIAAGLLIIAAAALIVPLILRARGRGEVLAQLAANED, encoded by the coding sequence ATGGCTACTTTTGAATTCCTGATGCAGGGATTGCTGGTTGCTGCGCAGCCAATGAACCTGCTCTACGCGCTGATCGGCGTAACGCTCGGCACGGCGGTCGGCGTCCTGCCCGGCATCGGCCCGGCACTGACCGTGGCGCTCCTGCTGCCGGTCACCTACCGTCTCGATCCCGGCGGCTCGCTGATCATGTTTGCCGGCATCTATTACGGCGGCATGTATGGCGGCTCGACCACGTCGATCCTGTTGAACACGCCCGGTGAAAGCGCCTCGATCGTGACTGCGCTCGAAGGCAACAAGATGGCGAGGGCGGGTCGCGGCGGGCCCGCACTGGCAACGGCCGCGATCGGCTCCTTCGTCGCCGGCCTGATCGCCACGCTTGCTCTTGCCTTCATCGCGCCTTACATCGTCAAGCTGGCCCTGGTTTTCGGTCCGCGCGAATATTTCGCGCTGATGGTTCTCGCCTTTGTCACCGTTTCCTCCGCCTTCGGCGACAGCACCCTTCGCGGTCTGACATCGCTGTTTGTCGGCCTGGCGCTTTCAGTCATCGGCATCGACCAACTGACCGGCCAGGCACGTCTTTCCTTTGGCGTTCCCGAATTGCTTGACGGCATCGAAGTCACGACGCTCGCCGTTGCCATGTTCGCCATCGGCGAGACGCTCTACATCGCTGCACAGGGCGACAAGGGGCCCGACAAGGTCGAGGCCGTCCGTGGCTCTGTATGGATGAATGCGGCCGACTGGGCACGCTCCTGGAAGGCGTGGCTGCGCGGTACCCTCATCGGCTTCCCGATCGGCGCCATGCCGGCTGGCGGCGCTGAGATCGGCACCTTCCTGTCCTACGCCACCGAAAAGCGTCTGACGAAGCATCCGGAAGAATTCGGCAATGGCGCGATCGAAGGCGTCGCCGGTCCGGAAGCGGCCAACAACGCCTCGGCCGCTGGCACGCTCGTGCCGCTCCTGACGCTTGGCCTGCCGACCACGGCAACCGCGGCGATCATGCTTGCCGGCTTCCAGCAGTATGGCCTCCAGCCCGGACCGCTGCTGTTTGCGACCAATCCGCAGCTCGTCTGGGGCCTGATCGCCAGCCTTCTGATCGCCAACTTCATGTTGCTGGTTCTGAACCTGCCGCTCATCGGTCTTTGGGTGAAGCTGCTGACAGTTCCGAAGCCTTGGCTCTATGCCGGCATCCTGCTGTTTGCCACGCTCGGCACGATCGGGGCCAACCCGTCGGTCTACGAGCTCGGCATGTTGCTCGCCTTCGGCCTGCTCGGTTACGCGATGCGCATCTTTGGATATCCGATCGCGCCTGTCGTCGTCGGCCTGATCCTGGGCCCGCTCGCCGAACAGCAGCTGCGCCGCGCGCTCGCGATCAGCCAGGGGGACTACTCGGTCCTGTTCACCTCGCCGATTGCCGCAGGCCTCCTGATCATCGCAGCTGCAGCGCTGATCGTACCGCTCATCCTTCGGGCCCGTGGCCGCGGCGAAGTCCTTGCGCAGCTCGCCGCCAACGAAGACTAA
- a CDS encoding ABC transporter substrate-binding protein codes for MRFLISFLFFALCPQLLLAAPIIFPALSGKADVRTLVVYSSLDEPLAKPMIIGFQRANPDVTVRYEDMLTGEIYDRIIKETDAGMKTADFAFSSAMDLQVKLSNDGYAQRSDLPMSDRWPAWANWRNTAYALTFEPAVFVYHKPSFTKEKPPSTRAEFVDYLKRQGAAVFGRIGTYDIERSGVGFLFMSRDQEQFGDIWDVIQAMGAAGVKLYSTSEAILERVADGRFVLGYNILGSYAADWAARHPDVGIVLPKDYTVVMSRIGLVPQAAASPDLGRRYLEFFMSKEGQTIMARELQIPAVSPEVAGENTANTMQEMLGGQLRPVPVSPGLMVYLDQVKRSRLIAKWNEVLRLH; via the coding sequence ATGCGGTTCTTGATTTCTTTTCTTTTTTTTGCCCTTTGTCCTCAGCTGCTCCTTGCGGCCCCTATCATATTCCCGGCCCTTTCCGGCAAAGCGGACGTGCGCACGCTGGTCGTCTATTCATCACTCGACGAGCCGCTCGCAAAGCCGATGATCATCGGTTTCCAGCGGGCCAATCCGGACGTTACCGTGCGCTATGAGGACATGCTGACCGGAGAAATCTACGACCGCATCATCAAGGAGACCGACGCCGGAATGAAGACGGCGGACTTCGCCTTTTCTTCCGCCATGGACCTGCAAGTCAAGCTCAGCAACGACGGTTACGCCCAGCGCAGCGATTTGCCGATGAGCGACCGCTGGCCCGCCTGGGCCAACTGGCGCAACACGGCTTATGCGCTGACCTTCGAGCCTGCCGTCTTCGTCTATCACAAGCCGAGCTTCACCAAGGAGAAACCGCCGTCGACGCGCGCGGAATTCGTCGATTACCTGAAGCGCCAGGGCGCGGCCGTCTTCGGCAGGATCGGAACCTATGACATCGAGCGGTCCGGCGTCGGCTTCCTCTTCATGTCGCGCGACCAGGAACAGTTCGGCGATATCTGGGATGTCATCCAGGCGATGGGGGCGGCCGGCGTCAAACTCTACTCGACGAGCGAAGCAATCCTCGAGCGTGTCGCCGACGGCCGCTTCGTGCTCGGCTACAACATCCTCGGATCCTATGCGGCGGACTGGGCGGCACGGCATCCGGATGTCGGCATCGTTCTGCCGAAGGATTATACCGTGGTGATGTCGCGCATCGGCCTCGTCCCGCAAGCTGCCGCCTCCCCCGACCTCGGCCGGCGCTATCTTGAATTCTTCATGTCGAAGGAAGGCCAGACGATTATGGCCCGGGAGTTGCAAATCCCGGCCGTCAGCCCCGAGGTGGCGGGAGAAAATACCGCCAACACCATGCAGGAGATGCTTGGCGGCCAGTTGCGCCCCGTCCCGGTAAGCCCGGGACTGATGGTCTATCTCGATCAGGTAAAGCGCTCACGGCTGATTGCCAAATGGAACGAGGTTCTGAGGCTCCATTGA
- a CDS encoding virB8 family protein — protein MVSGDELKTYFDKARRFDQERMLQVERSSRVAWSIAVAASILAGASILAVAGLTPLKSVEPFVVRVDNSTGIVDVVSALTSTPGTYDEAVTKYFAAKYVRAREGYVWSEAEENFRTVALLSTQPEQARFSALYRGSNPESPQNTYGRGATARISIASISLINSHVVSVRYMRTIIRGEEVRTTHWVATLTFSYANAPMSSTDRLVNPLGFAVSEYRADPEAIN, from the coding sequence ATGGTCTCCGGCGACGAACTCAAGACATACTTTGACAAGGCGCGGCGCTTCGACCAGGAACGCATGCTCCAGGTCGAGCGCTCTTCACGCGTTGCCTGGTCCATTGCCGTCGCGGCAAGCATTCTCGCCGGCGCTTCGATCCTTGCCGTTGCCGGCCTCACGCCCTTGAAATCGGTCGAGCCGTTTGTCGTGCGGGTCGACAATTCGACAGGTATCGTTGATGTCGTCTCGGCGCTGACGTCGACGCCCGGCACCTATGACGAGGCCGTGACCAAATACTTCGCCGCGAAATACGTCCGCGCTCGCGAAGGCTACGTCTGGAGCGAGGCAGAGGAGAACTTCCGCACAGTCGCGCTTCTCTCGACGCAGCCGGAGCAGGCTCGGTTTTCGGCCCTCTATCGCGGCAGCAATCCGGAGTCGCCGCAGAACACCTATGGGCGCGGCGCCACCGCACGCATCAGCATCGCCTCGATCTCGCTGATAAATTCGCATGTCGTATCCGTCCGTTACATGCGCACCATCATCCGCGGGGAAGAAGTCCGGACAACCCATTGGGTTGCGACGCTGACGTTCTCCTATGCAAACGCGCCGATGTCGTCGACGGATCGGCTGGTGAATCCTCTCGGTTTTGCCGTCAGCGAATACCGAGCCGATCCGGAGGCCATCAACTGA
- a CDS encoding universal stress protein yields MFRNILIPTDGSPLATIAVDAGITFAKDVGARVNILAVTEPFDLYSVDPEQLSSTRTEYEALASKHAAEMLAALARKAAAEGVECQTEQVRSHEVYRAICDQAIYKDADLIIMASHGRSGVGSLMLGSVAAKVLAHSTIPVLIYRAKK; encoded by the coding sequence ATGTTTCGCAATATTCTTATACCCACCGACGGCTCGCCCTTAGCAACAATCGCTGTCGATGCAGGCATAACCTTTGCAAAGGACGTCGGCGCACGAGTGAACATCCTTGCCGTTACCGAACCATTCGACCTCTATTCGGTCGATCCCGAGCAGTTGTCGAGCACGCGCACCGAATACGAGGCGCTGGCCAGCAAGCATGCCGCGGAAATGCTCGCGGCTTTAGCGCGCAAGGCTGCGGCGGAAGGCGTGGAGTGCCAGACGGAGCAGGTCCGCAGCCACGAGGTCTACCGCGCAATCTGCGACCAGGCGATATACAAAGATGCCGATCTCATCATCATGGCGTCCCATGGTCGCAGTGGCGTCGGAAGCCTGATGCTCGGCAGCGTAGCTGCCAAGGTGCTGGCTCACTCCACGATACCGGTATTGATCTATCGCGCGAAGAAGTGA
- the virB10 gene encoding type IV secretion system protein VirB10: MLEEDENRIPGERGETVPGGRVDNNPVLKRGAVALAVVTFVAFALWSMSGEHTPTDTTRPERVVIRQTANFEPVKEKMEPVQAVPEVKLPTPLAAEEVEDEDPLLDSARRAPVIAFSGGQKNTTSHREIADPEVSADSHFVPLDGSRVGQNSANADEQRFNGLLRPTRLEGSRAGTLGNRNFVVAMGSSIPCVLETAMASDQPGFTSCVIDRDILSDNGRVVLMEKGTQVVGEYRGGLQRGQKRLFVLWNRAKTPNGVIVTLASPATDALGRAGVNGYVDTHWWERFGSALLLSIVGDATSYANSRLRNSDVDTENTTNAGQQAAAIAVEQSINIPPTLNKNQGELVSIFVARDLDFSGVYGLRVIGPKNKILDRAVLGDVRPRSTRVTK, encoded by the coding sequence ATGCTTGAGGAAGATGAAAACCGGATACCGGGGGAGCGTGGCGAAACGGTTCCCGGGGGGAGGGTCGATAACAATCCTGTCTTGAAGCGCGGCGCGGTTGCGCTGGCTGTTGTTACCTTTGTCGCTTTCGCCCTGTGGTCGATGAGCGGTGAGCACACTCCGACGGACACAACCAGACCCGAGCGGGTTGTCATCCGGCAAACAGCGAATTTCGAGCCGGTCAAGGAGAAGATGGAGCCGGTCCAAGCCGTGCCGGAAGTGAAGCTGCCGACCCCGCTCGCCGCAGAGGAGGTGGAGGACGAAGATCCGCTGCTTGACTCGGCGCGCCGGGCGCCGGTCATCGCCTTCAGCGGTGGACAGAAGAACACAACGTCGCACCGCGAGATCGCGGATCCGGAGGTGTCCGCGGACAGCCATTTCGTGCCGCTTGATGGAAGCAGGGTGGGTCAGAACTCCGCCAACGCCGACGAACAGCGGTTCAACGGGCTGCTACGGCCGACCAGGCTTGAGGGCTCGCGCGCCGGCACGCTCGGCAATCGAAACTTCGTAGTTGCAATGGGATCGTCAATTCCGTGCGTATTGGAAACTGCCATGGCATCCGATCAGCCCGGCTTCACCAGCTGCGTAATCGACCGGGATATTCTATCGGACAATGGCCGGGTTGTGCTGATGGAGAAAGGTACGCAAGTTGTTGGCGAATATCGGGGCGGCCTCCAGCGAGGACAGAAGCGTCTCTTCGTGCTCTGGAACCGCGCGAAAACCCCGAACGGCGTCATCGTCACCTTGGCCTCGCCGGCAACGGATGCGCTCGGCCGGGCGGGCGTGAATGGCTACGTCGACACTCACTGGTGGGAGCGGTTCGGGAGTGCGCTTCTCCTGTCCATCGTCGGCGATGCCACGAGCTACGCCAACAGTCGCCTGCGTAACAGCGACGTCGACACGGAGAACACCACAAACGCAGGCCAGCAGGCGGCAGCCATCGCTGTCGAGCAATCGATCAACATTCCGCCAACGCTCAATAAGAACCAAGGCGAGCTTGTCTCGATCTTCGTCGCACGCGATCTCGACTTTTCCGGTGTTTACGGATTGCGCGTGATCGGGCCGAAAAACAAAATCCTTGACCGCGCGGTGCTGGGAGATGTCCGCCCGCGGTCGACGCGCGTGACGAAGTAG
- a CDS encoding DUF1801 domain-containing protein → MAKATTKAKNDDAAEAAASASGQIDARIAELGDWRGATLAKIRKLIKEADPDVVEEWKWRGVPVWEHAGIICTGETYKAVVKMTFAKGAALDDPAGLFNSSLDGNVRRAIDIHEGEAIDEEALKALVLAAVELNLSAQALRSGRTRNKA, encoded by the coding sequence ATGGCAAAAGCGACGACCAAGGCGAAAAACGACGATGCGGCAGAAGCCGCCGCTTCTGCCTCCGGGCAGATTGACGCGAGGATCGCGGAACTTGGCGACTGGCGCGGTGCGACGCTTGCGAAGATACGCAAGCTGATCAAGGAAGCGGATCCTGACGTCGTCGAGGAATGGAAATGGCGAGGCGTCCCGGTCTGGGAGCATGCCGGCATCATCTGTACCGGCGAGACCTATAAAGCGGTTGTGAAAATGACTTTCGCCAAGGGGGCAGCACTCGACGATCCGGCAGGTCTTTTCAATTCCAGCCTTGACGGCAATGTCCGGCGCGCCATCGATATCCACGAGGGCGAGGCGATCGACGAAGAGGCGTTGAAGGCGTTGGTGCTTGCTGCCGTCGAACTGAACCTTTCCGCGCAGGCCCTACGGTCCGGGCGTACGCGGAACAAGGCTTAA
- a CDS encoding EexN family lipoprotein: MKRHVVLLAVLLVSCSEQAERTYTVDELIADEALLSEIIATCRNNPGELGNTPNCQNAAAADFKARLKRM; encoded by the coding sequence ATGAAGAGGCATGTCGTTCTTCTCGCTGTCCTATTGGTTAGCTGCTCCGAGCAAGCCGAGCGCACCTACACTGTCGACGAACTCATCGCCGACGAGGCCCTGCTGTCCGAAATCATCGCGACGTGTCGCAACAACCCTGGTGAATTAGGCAATACCCCGAATTGCCAAAACGCCGCGGCCGCAGACTTTAAGGCCCGTCTTAAGCGGATGTGA
- the virB9 gene encoding P-type conjugative transfer protein VirB9, with amino-acid sequence MRTIFIATLLLTTSASTASALEIPRGAAQDSRVRFVDYQPYNITRIIGSLRSSVQVEFAADEEIAHVALGNSVAWEVAPAGNILFLKPRENQPVTNLSVVSTRRDGSTRSYQMELMVRDGKVEVGHNTYFYVKYRYPADEAQRRRQAAAARAIAAQSKEADNVLATHEGYGPRNWRYSAQGSQALEPHSVYDNGKVTTFAFVGNQEIPAIYIENSDGSESLVPKSVDGNLVLVHAIGRKFILRRGRDVLCVFNEAYDRVGINPDTNTTSPSVERVVRTEAGAAQ; translated from the coding sequence ATGCGGACTATTTTCATTGCTACTCTCCTCCTTACGACGTCCGCCAGCACCGCATCTGCACTCGAAATTCCGCGCGGCGCGGCGCAGGACAGTCGTGTCCGCTTTGTCGATTACCAGCCCTACAACATCACTCGCATCATCGGCTCATTGCGTTCTTCGGTGCAGGTGGAGTTCGCGGCCGACGAGGAGATCGCCCATGTTGCGCTGGGCAACAGTGTAGCTTGGGAGGTGGCGCCGGCAGGAAACATCCTGTTTCTCAAACCGCGGGAAAATCAGCCGGTCACCAATCTCTCTGTCGTCTCCACTCGGCGCGACGGCTCGACCCGAAGCTACCAAATGGAACTGATGGTGCGGGACGGAAAAGTGGAGGTGGGTCATAACACCTACTTCTACGTCAAGTACCGCTACCCGGCCGATGAAGCGCAGCGGCGCCGCCAAGCTGCGGCGGCGCGAGCGATCGCTGCTCAGTCGAAGGAGGCCGACAATGTCTTGGCCACTCATGAGGGCTATGGTCCTCGGAATTGGCGTTATTCGGCGCAGGGCTCCCAGGCGCTGGAGCCGCACTCGGTCTACGACAATGGCAAGGTTACGACATTTGCCTTCGTCGGCAATCAGGAAATACCCGCGATCTACATCGAGAACTCAGACGGTAGTGAAAGCCTGGTGCCGAAATCCGTAGACGGCAATCTTGTCCTGGTCCACGCGATTGGCCGGAAGTTCATCCTGCGGAGGGGACGGGACGTGCTCTGCGTCTTCAACGAGGCCTATGACCGCGTCGGTATCAACCCGGACACCAACACGACCTCGCCGTCGGTCGAGCGGGTCGTTCGGACTGAAGCCGGCGCGGCGCAATAG